A single window of Crassostrea angulata isolate pt1a10 chromosome 8, ASM2561291v2, whole genome shotgun sequence DNA harbors:
- the LOC128161319 gene encoding S-adenosylmethionine sensor upstream of mTORC1-like isoform X2, with the protein MSEDIEEKKKLATFVKSVHKDLRKKFKNGEKDAKDIWKEHCQNTGKLQDYAEAMKKLATVHWGKQQQERVHWCRKTLLEYFRGGMKKCIEKDQRRVQRLSKQTEEPDITTHHHQVLSGRYLDISTSLHEKPLVLDVGSCYNPFKHMEEFKVIGIDLHPATEDVYQCDFLSLKVEDPVQTSCPLANLRSPITRLPSCVFNVIIFCLLLEYFPSCHQRWRCCVQAHKLLAPNGLLLVITPDSHKQHRNSAMIRSWISAITSLGFSKWKYEKLEHIHCIVFRKIQDECSVNDDMADLMFIHQDALEESSQEDASTEDGLFIERNDEQIRQTMLELPGFVSDSED; encoded by the exons GGGAGAAAGATGCTAAGGATATTTGGAAGGAGCACTGTCAGAATACAGGAAAGCTTCAGGACTATGCAGAGGCCATGAAAAAGTTGGCTACAGTTCATTGGGGTAAGCAGCAGCAAGAGAGGGTCCATTGGTGCAGAAAGACTCTGCTGGAGTACTTCAGGGGAGGGATGAAGAAATGCATTGAGAAAGACCAAAGACGAGTTCAAAG GCTGAGTAAACAGACCGAGGAACCAGACATCACAACACACCATCACCAGGTCCTCAGTGGCAGATATCTAGATAT aagcaCCTCTCTACATGAGAAACCACTTGTTCTTGACGTTGGAAGTTGTTACAATCCCTTCAAGCATATGGAGGAGTTCAAGGTCATTGGTATTGACCTTCACCCTGCCACAGAG GATGTGTATCAGTGCGACTTTTTGTCGTTGAAAGTAGAAGATCCCGTGCAGACATCGTGTCCACTCGCTAATTTACGGTCACCAATAACTCGTCTGCCGTCATGTGTGTTCAACGTCATCATATTTTGCCTACTCCTGGAGTACTTTCCTAGCTGTCATCAAAGATGGCGGTGCTGTGTACAAGCTCACAAACTTTTGGCGCCAAATGGCCTCCTGCTGGTCATCACTCCGGACTCCCACAAACAGCACCGGAACTCCGCCATGATCCGCAGCTGGATCTCTGCGATTACCTCGCTGGGGTTCTCAAAATGGAAATACGAAAAGCTGGAGCACATACATTGCATCGTGTTCCGGAAAATTCAAGATGAATGTAGTGTGAACGATGACATGGCCGACCTGATGTTTATTCACCAGGATGCCCTTGAGGAGAGTTCACAAGAGGACGCTTCGACAGAAGATGGGCTTTTTATAGAACGAAACGACGAACAAATAAGACAGACAATGTTAGAGTTGCCTGGGTTTGTCTCAGATTCGGAAGACTAA